The window TTCAGCACCGCAGCCAGAATCTGGCCGGTTAGGCGGTACGCAGGGCGAACCCCCAGGTTCCTCTCACTCCGTCTCCACCTCCCACTGCACGCCGCTCCCTACTCCCACCAGTTTGTGGGGCCAGAGATCAAACGATGAAAAGGCAGTCAGGACTTCAGTAGCAACCCCcgcccccctcaaaaaaatataaaaagaaaacaaacaaacaaacaaaaaacaaaaagcaacagacaaaacccaaacccaaacccaaacaaaaacaacaaaacccaaaacaaaacaaaaagaaaataacctggTTCTTATTTGCACCTGCTTCAGTGGACACGGAATTCTGAAGGCGGAGAGttttcctcctccccactcccctgcaAGATTTGAGCATCTTTTGAACCTACCCTCCAAGTGTTCAGGAACAGATTGTGAGCCTACCAAGGAATATCGTGTCCAGCGCATGTTCCCTCTTCACGAGACTTTGAAGCTGTCAGAACGCTTTTGAGTGGTTATTCCTGCAAGTTTCCTTTCCAGGAGCTTCCTGCAGGTGGGCAACTAGCTGCAGCGACTACGCATCGCAGCCTGTTGAACTCTTCTCAGCAAGAGAAGGGGAGGCAAGATAAAGGAATTAGGTGGAAAATTCAGCCAAGCTCAAGGATGGAGGTGCAGTTAGGGCTGGGGAGGGTCTACCCCCGGCCGCCGTCCAAGACCTATCGAGGAGCTTTCCAGAACCTGTTCCAGAGTGTGCGCGAAGTGATCCAGAACCCGGGTCCCCGGCACCCTGAGGCCGCGAGCGCAGCACCTCCCGGCGCCGgtttgcagcagcagcagcaacagcagcagcagcaggagaccAGTCcccggcagcggcagcagcagcagcagcagggtgAGGATGGCTCTACACAAGTCCAGAGCAGAGGCCCCACGGGCTACCTGTCCCTGGACGAGGAACAGCAGCCTTCACAACAGCAGTCAGTCCCCGAGGGCCACTCGGAGAGCGGCTGCGTCCCAGAGCCGGGAGCTGCCTCGGCCACAGGCAAGGGGCTGCAGCAGCAACGGCCAGCACCTCCGGGCGAGGATGACTCAGCTGCCCCATCCACGTTGTCCCTGCTGGGCCCCACTTTCCCGGGCTTAAGCAGCTGCTCCGCTGATCTTAAAGACATCCTGAGCGAGGCCGGCACCATGCAActtctgcagcagcagcagcagcagcagcagcagcagcagcagcagcagcagcagcaggaatcGGTATCCGAAGGCAGCAGCAGCGGGAGAGCGAGGGAGGCCACTGGGGCTCCCATCTCCTCCAAGGACAGTTACCTAGGGGGCAGTTCAACCATCTCGGACAGCGCCAAGGAGTTGTGTAAGGCAGTGTCGGTGTCCATGGGCTTGGGTGTGGAGGCATTGGAGCATCTGAGTCCTGGGGAACAGCTTCGGGGGGATTGCATGTACGCCCCGCTCCTGGGAGGTCCGCCCGCTGTGCGTCCCACTCCTTGTGCCCCGTTGGCCGAATGCAAAGGCTCTCTGCTGGGTGATGGCCCAGGCAAGGGCACCGAAGAGACTGCTGAGTATGCCCCTTTCAAGGCAGGTTACACCAAAGGGCCGGACAGTGAGAGCCTGGGCTGCTCTGGCAGCAGCGAAGCAGGAGGCTCCGGAACACTTGAGCTGCCATCCACCTTGTCTCTCTACAAGTCTGGAGCACTGGACGAGGTAGCAGCTTATCAGAGTCGCGACTACTACAACTTTCCGCTAGCCCTGGCCgggcccccgccccctccgccaCCTCCCCATCCTCATGCCCGCATCAAGCTGGAGAACCCGCTGGACTATGGCAGCGCCTGGGCGGCCGCGGCGGCACAATGCCGCTATGGGGACCTGGCGAGCCTGCACGGCGGGGGTGCAGCAGGACCGGGCTCAGGCTCACCCTCAGccgccgcctcctcttcctggcaCACTCTCTTCACAGCCGAAGAAGGCCAGCTGTATGGGCCCTGTGGCGGAGGCGGGGGTGGCAGCGCAGGCGAGGCAGGGACTGTAGCCCCGTATGGCTACACTCGGCCACCTCAAGGGCTGGCGGGCCAAGAAGGCGACTTCCCCCCACCCGATGTGTGGTATTCCGGCGGCGTAGTGAGCAGAGTGCCCTATCCAAGTCCAAGTTGTGTCAAAAGCGAGATGGGCCCCTGGATGGAGAGCTATTCTGGACCTTATGGGGACATGCGGTAAGTTTCTCTTCCTTAAAATGCCCTTACGCCTGGAGTTAGTCCTCTCCTTCCCGCGCGAACACTCTTCCTGGGTGAGCTCAACAGGGTTCAATAGAAAAGGCCGCCCTAAATCTGGAGCCTTCCCTGGTCTCCTGGCCTACCAAAGATTCGACCTTCCCTCTCTGAATCCCCAGTGTGTGTCCCTGTCTCCACCGTTTTGAGCCCTGGGTGCTGGTGCAAGCCTTTCCAGATTCCTTGACAACCCCCTCCCCCGGCTTGTTAAAAGCTTCCCTGCCGCTTGGTAGGCCATGTCCCATAGGGTCCAAATTTAAATCCAATCGCAAGGGCCACATTCTGAAATAAAGCCCTCCattactttttcttctcccctcccccaagtctgATAACCTGGACAAGAAATATGGGCACTTTCTCCTCTTAAGTTCTGTTAGGGTTTGTCCCAGCCTGTGGCTGGTCTTGGCAGACAAGAAGCAAAATGACTGGCCCAAGCTTTTCTCAACCCGCCTCCTCCAAAGAGATGAAGTGGAGTACGGGGTTATGGGAAGAATGTGGTCTCTGGGTTCTGAGGGCTGCTGTGTGAAGAAGGGGTGAAGTCCCTTTACTGGCAACAACTGAGGACTTGCCACAGGGTTGGAGGTCAGCAGAGAGAATGCAGCCAGGCACGGTTAGAGTAGGCAAAGGTAGGGGAAAAGCAAAGGACAACTTTACTGGTAAACAATGGGCAGGATTTGCCCTCACAGGTGGACTATGTTGGAACTAAATGCTTGGGTTTATTTTCTCTTGTAAAGTGCTTATTTTCTCTGTGGATTTGTTGTAATCCACAGTTCCCTACTTCAAATTTGCATTAGATTTATAAAGAGGGTAACGTTCTTTTAATGAACAATTTAACCAGACTTAAGTCTGGCTTATAAAAGTGTTGGGAAAAATTTGTAAAGGATTTCCTGCTATTCCGGCGTGCTCAGAAATCTTTTGTGAGAGAGGAATAAGGCTCTTCAGTATATTCCTTCATTTTAAGAacatgcttacattttaaaacatgatatGTTACCTCTAACAAATTGAGTAAAAACTGTTAGGGACCTATGATCGATAATCTTGTCCAGTTTTAATTAGGACACAAGAAAAGTGGCAGTCAATTTCGTCTTGCCTATTAATAATTCTTCCTTACCACAGTTAAGCTTTCTGGAGACCATGTTGAAGATATTTTTCCCCAGCAAACTAAGATATTAATTTATCTCCAGGAGAGAGGGAATACTGACTGAGGAACTAACTCCTCAGATCTGCTGGGTGCTGATGTCTTCATGGACTTGTGCCTTATTCTGTGTTTCCGTAgctattttcttttatctgtgaCTTTCCCAAAATGTGTTAGCCTTAGCATCTTTGTATGG is drawn from Camelus ferus isolate YT-003-E chromosome X, BCGSAC_Cfer_1.0, whole genome shotgun sequence and contains these coding sequences:
- the AR gene encoding androgen receptor; the encoded protein is MEVQLGLGRVYPRPPSKTYRGAFQNLFQSVREVIQNPGPRHPEAASAAPPGAGLQQQQQQQQQQETSPRQRQQQQQQGEDGSTQVQSRGPTGYLSLDEEQQPSQQQSVPEGHSESGCVPEPGAASATGKGLQQQRPAPPGEDDSAAPSTLSLLGPTFPGLSSCSADLKDILSEAGTMQLLQQQQQQQQQQQQQQQQQESVSEGSSSGRAREATGAPISSKDSYLGGSSTISDSAKELCKAVSVSMGLGVEALEHLSPGEQLRGDCMYAPLLGGPPAVRPTPCAPLAECKGSLLGDGPGKGTEETAEYAPFKAGYTKGPDSESLGCSGSSEAGGSGTLELPSTLSLYKSGALDEVAAYQSRDYYNFPLALAGPPPPPPPPHPHARIKLENPLDYGSAWAAAAAQCRYGDLASLHGGGAAGPGSGSPSAAASSSWHTLFTAEEGQLYGPCGGGGGGSAGEAGTVAPYGYTRPPQGLAGQEGDFPPPDVWYSGGVVSRVPYPSPSCVKSEMGPWMESYSGPYGDMRLETTRDHVLPIDYYFPPQKTCLICGDEASGCHYGALTCGSCKVFFKRAAEGKQKYLCASRNDCTIDKFRRKNCPSCRLRKCYEAGMTLGARKLKKLGNLKLQEEGEASSATSPTEEPNQKLIVSHIEGYECQPIFLNVLEAIEPGVVCAGHDNNQPDSFAALLSSLNELGERQLVHVVKWAKALPGFRNLHVDDQMAVIQYSWMGLMVFAMGWRSFTNVNSRMLYFAPDLVFNEYRMHKSRMYSQCVRMRHLSQEFGWLQITPQEFLCMKALLLFSIIPVDGLKNQKFFDELRMNYIKELDRIIACKRKNPTSCSRRFYQLTKLLDSVQPIARELHQFTFDLLIKSHMVSVDFPEMMAEIISVQVPKILSGKVKPIYFHTQ